Part of the Streptomyces antimycoticus genome, GCGGCGCCTCCCGCGGCAACGCCGGGGAGGTCTGCCCCGACCTGGTCGAACCGCTGGCCGCGCCCGGTGTCATCGGTACGGCGCTGCGCGGGCTGCACCGTCCGGACAGCGCGCTGGCGATCCACCCGCCGGCCGGTGCCGAACTGCTGCGGTTCCTGGTCCGGTTCGGGCTGCGGGCCACCTCGCGCCACTACACGCGCGGGGCCGCCGCCCTCGGCGCGCTCGCGAAGGGCACCTTCGGACTCTTCGAGGAGCTGGAGGCGGCCGGTGTCGACGGGGAGGCGCACAAGGACGGCTTCCTGTTCGCCTTCCCCTCCCGCGAGTACGCCGCCGAGGCGCTGGCCGCCTTCCGCCGGCTGGACGCCCCCATCGCGCCCGGCGGGGTGCTGGAGGGGACCCGGCTCGCGGAGGCGGAGCCCTCGCTCACCGACGGCGCGCGGGCGGGGTTCGTGGTGGAGCGCCAGTGGTCGCTCGACCCCTCGCTCTTCGTGGACCGGCTCGCCGAGCGGCTGCGCGGCCAGGGTGCCGAACTGGTCGAGGGCGCCCGGGTGTCGGGCGTCACGGACCGGGGCGGCCGCACCGAGGTGCGCACCTCGGCCGGGACGTACCGGAGCGACGCGGTGGTCATCGCCGCGGGCGTCTGGTCGCGCGAGCTGGTCCGCGGACTCGGCCTGGACGTCGACCTGGTGGCGGGCAAGGGGTACAGCTTCTCCGTGGCGGCCGAACCGCCGCCCTCCCGCCTGGTCCACCTCGGCGCGGCCAAGGTGGTGCTCACTCCGATGGGCAAGCGGGTCCGGGTCGCCGGGACGATGGAGTTCGAGCGCGACGCCGACCGGTTCCGGCAGCGGCGCATCGAGGCCATCGTCGCCGCCGCGCGCCCGTATCTGCGCCATGCCGACTGGGGCGACCGCCAGGAGGAGTGGGTGGGTCCGCGTCCCATGACCCCCGACGGGCTGCCGCTGATCGGCCCGGTGCCCGGCCATCCCCGGGTGCTGCTGGCGACCGGTCACAACATGCTGGGGCTGATGCTCGCGCCGGCCACCGGCCGGCTGGTGGCCGGACTACTGACGGGTACGGCGGATTCCGGTCTTTCCTCCGCTTTTGCCCCGGTACGGAGCGTTCGCCGCTATTCTTGGCGTGTACGCGCCACCCGCGGCCAGTGAGCCGAAGGGGCGCACCGTCGTCGAAAGGGAGAGCGCGCGCGGGCCCTTGAGGAACGCAGGGGCCGGGCACGGTCGACCGCCGACGGCGACGTGGGCGACCCGGAGGCGAACCGAGCC contains:
- a CDS encoding NAD(P)/FAD-dependent oxidoreductase, which encodes MTSPDTPPATVTIVGGGVVGLACAHYLSAAGLRVTVLERDRLGSGASRGNAGEVCPDLVEPLAAPGVIGTALRGLHRPDSALAIHPPAGAELLRFLVRFGLRATSRHYTRGAAALGALAKGTFGLFEELEAAGVDGEAHKDGFLFAFPSREYAAEALAAFRRLDAPIAPGGVLEGTRLAEAEPSLTDGARAGFVVERQWSLDPSLFVDRLAERLRGQGAELVEGARVSGVTDRGGRTEVRTSAGTYRSDAVVIAAGVWSRELVRGLGLDVDLVAGKGYSFSVAAEPPPSRLVHLGAAKVVLTPMGKRVRVAGTMEFERDADRFRQRRIEAIVAAARPYLRHADWGDRQEEWVGPRPMTPDGLPLIGPVPGHPRVLLATGHNMLGLMLAPATGRLVAGLLTGTADSGLSSAFAPVRSVRRYSWRVRATRGQ